From one Mangrovibacterium diazotrophicum genomic stretch:
- the larB gene encoding nickel pincer cofactor biosynthesis protein LarB — protein sequence MSPREILEQYKNGEITLTQALENLPSHGIEEMGFATIDTDREKRTGLPEVIYASGKTAEQVAQIAERMHQKGIDVLATRATPEMYEEVQKLIPGAVYNPLAKTIIYRESKYENDKGYIAVVAAGTSDMPVAEEAVETARFLGNRVESVYDVGVAGIHRLFHKLELIRNARVIIVVAGMEGALSSVIGGLVDKPVLAVPTSVGYGANFEGVSALLGMLTSCASGVSVVNINNGFGAACQASLINKL from the coding sequence ATGAGCCCTCGTGAGATTTTAGAACAATATAAAAACGGTGAGATTACCTTAACGCAGGCTCTGGAGAATTTGCCCTCGCACGGCATTGAGGAGATGGGCTTTGCGACGATCGATACCGATCGCGAGAAGCGAACAGGTCTGCCCGAGGTGATTTATGCCTCCGGAAAAACAGCGGAACAGGTTGCTCAAATTGCCGAGCGGATGCACCAGAAAGGAATTGATGTTTTGGCTACGCGGGCTACACCGGAAATGTACGAAGAAGTACAAAAGTTAATACCTGGAGCAGTGTATAATCCACTAGCGAAGACAATCATCTACAGGGAAAGTAAATACGAAAACGATAAAGGCTACATTGCCGTTGTGGCTGCCGGAACGTCTGACATGCCTGTGGCTGAAGAGGCGGTGGAAACAGCTCGTTTCCTGGGGAATCGGGTTGAGTCGGTCTACGATGTTGGTGTGGCAGGTATTCACCGGTTATTTCACAAACTGGAGCTAATTCGCAACGCCCGGGTGATTATCGTGGTGGCAGGCATGGAAGGTGCTTTGTCAAGCGTAATTGGCGGATTGGTTGATAAGCCGGTTTTAGCAGTACCAACCAGTGTTGGTTACGGGGCAAATTTCGAAGGCGTGTCGGCCTTGCTGGGGATGCTGACCAGCTGTGCCAGCGGTGTGAGTGTGGTCAATATCAATAACGGATTCGGCGCTGCTTGTCAGGCCTCATTGATTAATAAATTGTAA
- a CDS encoding urease accessory protein UreH domain-containing protein — MNDIQVLMFTALSLGFIHTLLGPDHYLPFIAISKARNWSTRRTMWITFFSGIGHVGSSVLIGAIGIALGTSLSKLNGIEAFRGELVAWLLFAFGVGYTLYGIYKYIRSSHHAHLPTFLMPKKVREHHHLPVTEEEAEKVNITPWIIFLIFVFGPCEVLIPLLMVPAYTHSVAGMAAVASIFSIGTITTMMTVVYLGHKGFSFVNFKHQERYVHLLAGVVILISGAGMVFLGW, encoded by the coding sequence ATGAACGATATTCAGGTTCTCATGTTTACGGCGTTGTCGCTGGGTTTTATTCATACCTTGTTGGGCCCCGACCACTATTTGCCTTTTATAGCGATTAGCAAGGCGCGTAATTGGTCGACCCGCAGAACCATGTGGATAACATTTTTCTCAGGGATCGGACACGTTGGGAGCTCCGTTCTGATTGGTGCTATTGGTATTGCGTTGGGAACTTCCCTAAGTAAGCTGAATGGTATTGAAGCTTTTCGCGGCGAGCTGGTTGCCTGGCTTTTGTTTGCCTTCGGCGTAGGGTACACACTTTATGGTATTTATAAATATATCCGGAGTTCGCATCATGCCCATCTGCCAACTTTTCTGATGCCGAAGAAAGTGCGTGAACATCATCATTTACCGGTGACGGAAGAGGAAGCTGAAAAAGTAAATATCACGCCTTGGATCATCTTTTTGATTTTTGTGTTTGGCCCCTGCGAAGTACTGATTCCATTGTTGATGGTTCCGGCATACACGCATAGTGTAGCTGGAATGGCAGCCGTGGCTTCCATTTTCTCTATTGGTACAATTACAACGATGATGACTGTCGTCTATTTGGGACACAAAGGTTTTTCTTTCGTCAACTTCAAACACCAGGAGCGTTATGTGCATTTGTTGGCCGGTGTGGTCATCCTGATCAGTGGTGCCGGGATGGTCTTCCTGGGCTGGTAG
- a CDS encoding NAD(P)H-dependent oxidoreductase yields the protein MSKLVVVTHPNINQSLVNRLWVEELSSLGEDVKVHSLYEKYPDLKFDVEAEQALLSKYDEIIFQFPIHWFNVPFALKKYIDEVLAYGWAFGPGGDNMKGKKIRMAASTGGNKEAYEGGVSLDDLLQPMAISFKFCGCDVLPTHRIYGASHGLAEETIKTNAKEYSSAILA from the coding sequence ATGTCAAAGTTAGTTGTTGTAACACATCCTAACATCAACCAATCACTAGTCAACCGTTTGTGGGTAGAGGAATTGTCAAGCCTCGGAGAAGATGTAAAAGTACACTCGCTGTACGAAAAATACCCTGATTTGAAATTCGACGTTGAAGCCGAACAAGCTTTGTTGTCGAAATACGACGAAATTATTTTCCAATTCCCGATTCACTGGTTCAATGTTCCTTTCGCGCTGAAAAAATACATAGACGAAGTTTTGGCTTATGGCTGGGCTTTCGGTCCGGGCGGCGACAATATGAAAGGAAAGAAAATTCGCATGGCTGCTTCGACCGGCGGAAACAAAGAAGCTTACGAAGGCGGCGTATCCTTGGACGACCTACTCCAACCAATGGCTATTAGCTTCAAATTCTGCGGATGCGACGTATTGCCAACACACCGTATTTATGGCGCAAGCCATGGTCTTGCTGAAGAAACCATCAAAACCAACGCAAAAGAATATAGCAGCGCTATTTTAGCCTGA
- a CDS encoding NADP-dependent malic enzyme has protein sequence MPDQLKKDALLYHTQGRPGKIEVVPTKPYSTQRDLSLAYSPGVAAPCLEIEKNPEDAYNYTAKGNLVGVISNGTAVLGLGNIGALAGKPVMEGKGLLFKTFADIDVFDVELDTEDVEKFIQTVKIIAPTFGGINLEDIKAPECFEIEERLKAELDIPVMHDDQHGTAIISSAAFLNALEITGKKIDEVKVVVNGAGASAMACSRLYFSLGVKRENLVMCDSKGAIHESRTDLNKMKREFATSRDVHTLAEAMCGADMFLGLSVADSVTAEMVQSMNETPIVFALANPNPEIAYDIAMASRPDIIFGTGRSDYPNQVNNVLGFPYIFRGALDVRAKAINEEMKIAAVKALASLAKEPVPEIVSTAYNQNTISFGREYLIPKPLDPRLISTISAAVAKAAVDSGVARKTMVDWDAYRDELDRRLGHDNSLIRTIRDRIKNSGKRLVLAEGTRLNVLQAAQSILQEGIATPILLGNRSRILQIAAENKIEIEGATILEFYSEEGTALREKYAQALFEKRQRKGVTLPEARRMMHANEYFGIMMVEMGDADAFVSGYATKYSDTVRPIKQIIGTNNPGKHIAGMYMVMTKRGPIFLADTTIINPNPDAEALKAITLLINRTVRRFNIEPVIALLSHSNFGSVPKGDPAVPRKAVEMLHEENPEIIVDGEIQANFALNKKLRTEKFPFAKWGEKNVNTLIFPSHETANITHKLLHELSGYEIIGPILLGIDKPVHVLPMESSVREIVNMATIAVLDAIFTNESEETKLVHV, from the coding sequence ATGCCAGATCAACTAAAGAAAGATGCTTTGCTCTACCACACGCAAGGCAGACCGGGAAAGATTGAAGTTGTACCCACCAAACCATACAGTACACAAAGAGACCTTTCACTAGCATACAGCCCGGGAGTAGCCGCTCCCTGTTTAGAGATTGAAAAGAATCCGGAAGATGCCTACAATTACACCGCCAAGGGAAACCTCGTTGGCGTAATTTCGAACGGAACAGCCGTGCTCGGATTGGGCAACATCGGTGCCCTGGCCGGAAAACCCGTAATGGAAGGAAAAGGCCTTCTGTTTAAAACGTTTGCCGACATCGACGTTTTCGACGTTGAGCTCGATACCGAGGACGTTGAAAAATTCATTCAAACCGTTAAGATCATCGCGCCAACTTTCGGCGGTATCAACCTCGAAGACATTAAAGCGCCGGAGTGTTTCGAAATTGAAGAGCGCCTGAAAGCAGAGCTGGATATTCCGGTAATGCACGACGACCAGCATGGAACAGCCATCATTTCTTCGGCTGCATTTTTAAATGCGCTGGAAATAACCGGTAAAAAGATTGACGAAGTAAAAGTCGTAGTGAACGGTGCCGGTGCATCGGCCATGGCCTGTTCCAGACTCTACTTTTCGTTGGGAGTGAAACGTGAAAACCTGGTGATGTGCGACTCGAAAGGTGCAATCCATGAATCGCGCACCGATTTGAACAAGATGAAGCGCGAATTTGCTACCAGCCGCGATGTTCATACTTTGGCAGAAGCCATGTGTGGTGCCGATATGTTCCTTGGTTTGTCTGTCGCCGACTCTGTAACTGCAGAGATGGTACAATCCATGAATGAAACGCCCATTGTATTCGCACTGGCAAACCCAAATCCGGAAATAGCCTATGACATAGCGATGGCTTCGCGTCCCGACATTATTTTCGGTACCGGCAGGAGTGATTATCCCAACCAGGTGAACAACGTTTTGGGATTCCCTTACATTTTCCGCGGCGCTTTGGATGTTCGTGCCAAAGCCATCAACGAAGAAATGAAGATTGCCGCTGTAAAAGCACTGGCATCGTTGGCTAAAGAGCCCGTTCCCGAAATCGTTTCAACAGCCTACAACCAAAATACGATTAGTTTCGGCCGCGAATACCTGATCCCAAAACCACTCGATCCACGTTTGATTTCGACCATCTCGGCAGCCGTTGCCAAAGCAGCCGTTGACTCGGGCGTTGCCCGCAAAACGATGGTCGACTGGGATGCTTATCGTGACGAATTGGATCGCCGACTCGGACACGACAACTCACTGATCCGCACCATCCGCGACCGGATCAAAAACTCCGGGAAACGCCTGGTTCTGGCTGAAGGTACCCGATTGAACGTATTGCAAGCTGCACAATCAATACTGCAGGAAGGGATTGCTACTCCTATTTTATTGGGTAACCGCTCTCGAATCCTGCAAATAGCCGCCGAAAACAAAATTGAAATTGAAGGCGCTACAATTCTCGAATTCTACAGTGAAGAAGGAACTGCTTTGCGCGAAAAATATGCACAAGCATTGTTCGAGAAACGCCAGCGTAAAGGGGTAACACTGCCGGAAGCGCGTCGCATGATGCACGCCAACGAGTACTTCGGTATTATGATGGTGGAAATGGGCGACGCCGATGCGTTTGTTTCCGGCTACGCGACCAAGTATTCAGATACCGTACGCCCGATTAAACAGATTATTGGAACTAACAACCCCGGCAAGCACATTGCCGGCATGTACATGGTGATGACCAAACGCGGGCCTATTTTCCTCGCTGATACAACCATCATTAACCCGAATCCGGACGCCGAGGCATTGAAAGCAATTACCTTGTTGATCAACCGCACCGTGCGCCGTTTCAACATTGAACCGGTGATAGCCCTGTTGTCGCACTCCAACTTTGGATCGGTGCCCAAAGGAGATCCTGCTGTTCCGCGCAAAGCGGTGGAAATGTTGCACGAGGAAAATCCGGAGATCATTGTCGACGGAGAAATTCAGGCCAATTTTGCACTGAATAAAAAGCTACGGACTGAGAAGTTCCCGTTTGCCAAATGGGGCGAGAAGAATGTCAACACTTTGATCTTCCCTAGCCACGAAACGGCCAACATTACCCACAAGTTGTTGCACGAACTTTCTGGCTACGAAATTATTGGGCCAATCCTGCTGGGAATTGACAAACCAGTGCACGTATTGCCGATGGAAAGCTCGGTTCGCGAGATTGTAAACATGGCAACCATTGCGGTACTCGATGCTATTTTTACGAACGAATCCGAAGAAACGAAACTCGTCCACGTCTAA
- a CDS encoding LamG-like jellyroll fold domain-containing protein, whose translation MKKSLIWFAALFAIVGHSCKKVNCPAAPKTMDQVFFIDENSETGTLVGQVLAFDEEDSKPLTYSLVSGNENDAFSISEDDGLLTIQNEDAIDFETNPVFNLIVEVRNSADKSTQTNVTVNLNNIDIPTNGMILYYPFDGDVMDYSDSQNNGIDFTDGNYVQGMRSEALNFNGSTDYIELENTLNSINGLSFSFWMYSRGSDGIENNGTIVAKYNMSNGGSRCFMLNSFGNTDETRTDNNISITFYKYGYTYAYHDKLKSYMEQADIQNELNPATYDLVNPLRIELQQWTHCLINVTETSIECWLDGVLCTKKQREYSNYFSDETEPVYIGNIISGGAGSNNHFNGILDELRVYNRGLTEDEIKTLYKE comes from the coding sequence ATGAAGAAAAGTTTAATCTGGTTTGCAGCCCTTTTTGCTATTGTTGGGCATTCATGTAAAAAGGTGAATTGTCCAGCGGCGCCTAAGACAATGGATCAAGTGTTTTTTATTGATGAAAATAGCGAAACAGGTACCCTTGTGGGTCAGGTTTTAGCCTTTGACGAGGAGGATAGTAAACCATTAACATATAGTTTGGTTAGCGGTAATGAAAATGATGCATTTTCCATTTCTGAAGATGATGGATTATTGACAATTCAAAATGAAGATGCAATTGATTTTGAAACGAATCCTGTCTTCAACTTGATCGTTGAAGTAAGAAATTCAGCGGACAAATCAACTCAAACAAATGTTACTGTCAACCTTAATAATATTGATATCCCGACTAATGGCATGATTCTCTATTACCCTTTCGATGGGGACGTTATGGATTATAGCGATAGCCAGAATAATGGAATAGACTTCACTGACGGGAATTACGTTCAGGGAATGCGATCTGAGGCTTTGAACTTTAACGGGAGTACGGATTATATTGAGCTTGAGAATACATTGAATTCAATTAATGGATTGAGTTTTTCATTTTGGATGTATAGTAGGGGATCTGATGGCATTGAAAATAATGGCACAATTGTAGCCAAATACAATATGTCAAATGGAGGGAGTCGATGTTTTATGCTGAATTCATTTGGAAATACAGATGAGACTAGAACTGACAATAATATTTCGATTACATTTTATAAATATGGTTATACATATGCCTATCATGACAAATTGAAATCATATATGGAACAGGCAGATATTCAGAATGAATTGAATCCGGCTACATACGATTTGGTAAATCCCCTTCGTATCGAACTACAACAATGGACTCACTGCCTGATAAATGTAACCGAAACCTCGATAGAGTGCTGGCTCGACGGCGTATTGTGTACAAAAAAACAACGGGAATATAGTAATTATTTTAGTGATGAAACGGAACCCGTGTATATAGGTAATATCATTTCAGGAGGAGCTGGCTCTAATAATCATTTTAATGGTATACTGGACGAATTAAGAGTATATAACCGCGGTTTAACCGAAGATGAGATCAAGACGTTGTATAAAGAATAG
- a CDS encoding HAD family hydrolase, with amino-acid sequence MKFKAVIFDLDGTLLDTLDDLADAVNVVMAKYGFPKHDRAAVRSFVGSGLRSLMQRSLPENERTEEMIDRCFAEMMVVYRENYKDKTVPYDGILELLNWMSDQNLPMAVFSNKADALTKGLVEDKLHYNFAAVRGMTTEELKKPNPTIALEIAKTMGMKPEECLYVGDSDTDMKTANNAGMYALGVTWGFRDRDDLIKSGAKKLVDEPMEMIALFQ; translated from the coding sequence ATGAAGTTTAAAGCTGTAATTTTTGATCTGGACGGTACACTGCTGGATACCTTGGACGATTTGGCAGATGCGGTAAATGTGGTGATGGCGAAATATGGTTTTCCAAAACACGATCGAGCGGCGGTTCGTTCGTTTGTCGGATCCGGACTTCGTTCGTTGATGCAGCGGTCGCTTCCGGAGAATGAGCGCACCGAAGAAATGATTGATCGGTGTTTTGCGGAGATGATGGTTGTTTACCGGGAAAATTACAAAGACAAAACGGTGCCTTACGATGGAATATTGGAACTGTTGAACTGGATGTCCGACCAAAATCTGCCGATGGCTGTTTTTTCGAATAAAGCTGACGCGTTGACCAAAGGATTGGTTGAAGATAAACTTCACTATAATTTTGCCGCGGTGAGAGGAATGACTACCGAAGAATTAAAGAAACCGAATCCGACCATTGCGTTGGAGATTGCCAAAACAATGGGGATGAAACCGGAAGAATGTCTTTACGTGGGCGATAGTGATACCGATATGAAAACGGCGAACAATGCCGGGATGTACGCGCTGGGCGTCACCTGGGGATTTCGCGATCGGGATGACTTGATTAAGTCGGGAGCGAAGAAGCTGGTGGATGAACCGATGGAAATGATTGCTCTTTTCCAATAA
- a CDS encoding tetratricopeptide repeat-containing sensor histidine kinase translates to MGRTIVCALTCLLFSVFFSPLYGQQSDSEESTPSDQLSRLQLVQKLSDQCWQNRESQTEKAIEYGLQAIGIAKAEGFQKELGTLYNYLGVIYQHYKYDVRTAMSYYDLGLPICLAEKDSVEIAYVYNNLGDAFYTIGNVPLAFEYAEKSMSIFERLGNARGIAYSYINLGALNRIDGKYNAALDYFRKAISLRETFDDSVGIASANLEVARTLYLMGKTDEAMQYFQQSLQKHTQIDNKNYMAYSMQGIGDVYLQKNELDSAMVYFEEAMKLTRDRRNFSGEIDSQLGLAKVMAAKGKLEEGEHLLDDAFINAQRSNIAPDILKVYKARGEYYHQSEDYKKAAENYQSYIQAYDSLFLALQFQTLSEMKDRFHIKEELNTVTQDLKSKRKVQIYAVLIIILLIIFSFILMLRNRIIARLSTELAHSNQAKDKIFSIVSHDLVSPFNVLIGTSELLMEDLDEGDLENAKNNGRLIHSTSEEAYRLISNLLTWARSQRRTINLVKEKFDMTNLALDVVSMFENHSELKEIEIQLSAPGGVLVTADKNLVQIVLVNLVNNALKFTHRGGKINLSVAEEKGKVKVSVRDNGTGMPPDRLAHLFDHRSVESTPGTGNEQGTGLGLLLCKEFVEMHGGEIYADSMEGEGSTFIFTVPAV, encoded by the coding sequence ATGGGCAGGACTATTGTTTGCGCGCTAACATGTTTGCTGTTTTCTGTGTTCTTTTCTCCGCTTTATGGACAACAGTCCGATTCCGAAGAATCGACACCTTCGGATCAGTTGTCCAGGCTTCAGCTGGTTCAGAAACTTTCCGACCAATGTTGGCAAAACCGGGAAAGCCAAACAGAAAAAGCAATTGAATACGGGCTACAGGCAATTGGAATTGCAAAAGCAGAAGGATTTCAGAAGGAACTTGGAACGCTTTACAATTACTTGGGAGTAATTTATCAGCATTACAAATACGACGTACGGACAGCCATGTCCTATTACGATCTCGGCCTGCCGATTTGTTTAGCAGAAAAGGATTCGGTTGAAATCGCCTACGTCTACAATAATCTTGGTGATGCATTTTATACCATCGGAAATGTTCCCTTGGCTTTCGAATATGCTGAAAAGTCAATGTCGATTTTCGAGCGGCTTGGCAATGCGCGCGGCATTGCATACAGTTACATCAACCTCGGAGCGCTAAATCGCATTGATGGAAAATACAATGCAGCATTGGACTATTTCCGGAAAGCGATTTCACTGCGTGAGACTTTTGATGATTCAGTCGGGATTGCTTCCGCGAATCTGGAAGTTGCCAGAACCTTGTATTTGATGGGGAAAACGGACGAGGCGATGCAGTATTTTCAGCAATCGTTGCAGAAGCATACGCAAATTGACAATAAAAATTACATGGCCTATTCGATGCAGGGGATCGGTGATGTTTACCTGCAGAAGAACGAACTGGATTCAGCAATGGTCTATTTTGAAGAGGCGATGAAGCTAACACGCGATCGGCGTAACTTCTCCGGCGAAATAGACAGCCAGCTGGGATTGGCGAAAGTGATGGCGGCGAAAGGTAAACTAGAGGAAGGAGAGCATTTACTGGACGATGCTTTTATCAACGCGCAAAGATCGAACATTGCGCCCGATATTTTGAAAGTTTACAAAGCCCGGGGAGAATATTATCACCAGTCGGAAGATTATAAAAAAGCGGCAGAAAATTACCAAAGCTACATTCAAGCGTATGACTCACTTTTCTTGGCATTACAATTTCAAACCCTTTCCGAAATGAAAGATCGCTTTCATATTAAGGAAGAATTGAACACGGTTACACAGGATTTGAAATCAAAGAGGAAGGTTCAGATTTATGCAGTTCTGATCATCATTTTACTGATCATCTTCTCGTTTATCCTCATGTTGAGAAATCGTATTATTGCTCGTCTGAGCACTGAGCTTGCCCATTCTAACCAGGCAAAGGACAAAATTTTCTCCATTGTTTCGCACGATTTGGTCAGCCCATTTAACGTGCTGATCGGAACCAGCGAGTTGTTGATGGAGGATTTGGATGAGGGAGATCTGGAAAACGCAAAAAATAATGGGCGTTTGATACACAGCACCTCGGAGGAGGCCTACCGGTTGATTTCGAATTTGCTCACCTGGGCTCGGTCACAGCGAAGAACAATCAACCTGGTTAAAGAGAAATTTGATATGACCAACTTGGCGCTGGACGTTGTGTCAATGTTCGAAAATCATTCGGAACTAAAAGAAATTGAAATACAACTGAGCGCGCCGGGAGGCGTTTTGGTTACCGCCGACAAGAACCTGGTCCAGATCGTTTTGGTAAACCTGGTGAATAATGCGCTGAAATTTACACACAGAGGTGGCAAAATCAATTTGTCGGTGGCCGAGGAGAAAGGGAAAGTGAAAGTTTCTGTTCGCGACAATGGAACGGGGATGCCGCCCGATCGATTAGCACATCTCTTCGATCATCGCTCAGTGGAGAGCACGCCGGGGACGGGTAACGAGCAAGGTACCGGTTTGGGGCTGCTTCTTTGCAAGGAATTTGTTGAAATGCACGGTGGCGAAATTTATGCGGACAGTATGGAAGGTGAAGGATCTACTTTTATCTTCACTGTGCCAGCTGTATAG
- a CDS encoding DUF5916 domain-containing protein: MKKITLSIILASLLFIQLQAFSQDEPIAKKTYQTAFTLSPPTIDGFMNDSCWNNVDWGNDFIQTQPYENKPPSQKTAFKILYDDNNLYVFIRAYDTEADQISRRISRRDNFDGDMVEINIDSYYDQQTAFSFTAMASGAKGDEAVSKDGNNWDSSWNPIWFLKTSIDDKGWCAEMRIPFSQLRFGKKDEHIWGIQVMRHIFRLEERSTWQFIPKGSPGMVHLFGELHGIKNIKPKKQLELLPYTLAKVERFEKDGDNPFLDGKKSSFSAGLDGKAAITNDLTLDFSINPDFGQVEADPSEVNLSAFESYFSERRPFFIEGKDIFQFQPSNTIVINNMGADNLFYSRRIGRFPHYYPDLDDNEYADLPEATTILGAMKLSGKTKKGLSIGIMESLTANEKATIDNNGERRKESVEPLTNYFVGRVLQDFKKGETTLGGIVTAVNRDIDNPALNFLPTSAYTGGIDFSHSWKERTWYLKGNLEFSHIAGDEEAILELQQSSARYYQRPDATHVSVDSTRTSLSGYGGTLRFGRSSQKRIQFETSFTLRSPGLEFNDIGYMRHSDVIHHGSWLAYYLREPFSIFRNFYLNTNYWMYWDFSGKRLSTFANTNFNSQFKNKWRLNGNFTWISENTSTNMLRGGPSFIVPGSKEMSLNISTDQSKKLAFYMGSYHGIGDVNSYHYQEYWGGMEARPLNALSISLEPAFSINDNKLQYVDNCEVNDDQRYLFATLKQKTAVFIFRLNYTFSPELSLEYYGQPFISAGKYSDYKCITEPHADHFADRFRLFGENEVSYDTNDNTYTFSEDGIGSYTIDNPDFNFRQFRSNLVIRWEYKPGSTLFLVWSQGRTGSVPDGSFDYGRDFGELFDVKPHNVFLVKFSYWFSL, encoded by the coding sequence ATGAAAAAAATCACGCTGAGCATCATACTGGCGAGCTTGCTGTTTATACAATTGCAAGCTTTTTCGCAGGACGAGCCCATTGCGAAAAAAACCTACCAAACAGCCTTCACGTTGTCACCACCAACGATCGACGGATTTATGAACGACTCATGTTGGAATAACGTAGACTGGGGAAATGATTTTATTCAAACCCAACCTTACGAAAACAAACCGCCAAGCCAAAAAACAGCATTCAAAATCCTTTACGACGACAACAATCTCTATGTCTTCATTCGCGCTTACGACACCGAAGCGGATCAAATAAGCCGACGTATTTCGAGACGAGACAACTTCGACGGCGACATGGTCGAAATCAACATTGACAGCTATTACGACCAGCAAACAGCTTTCTCGTTTACCGCGATGGCTTCAGGAGCAAAAGGCGACGAAGCAGTTAGCAAGGACGGCAATAACTGGGACAGTAGCTGGAACCCGATTTGGTTTCTGAAGACCTCCATCGACGACAAAGGATGGTGTGCCGAGATGCGCATTCCATTCAGTCAGCTTCGATTCGGAAAAAAAGACGAGCACATTTGGGGAATCCAGGTGATGCGCCATATTTTCCGTCTGGAGGAACGCTCGACCTGGCAATTTATCCCCAAAGGTTCGCCAGGCATGGTGCACCTTTTTGGCGAGCTTCATGGCATTAAAAACATCAAACCCAAAAAGCAACTCGAACTGCTCCCCTACACACTGGCCAAAGTGGAGCGTTTTGAGAAAGACGGTGACAATCCGTTCCTCGATGGGAAGAAAAGCAGCTTTTCTGCCGGGTTGGATGGGAAGGCTGCCATCACCAACGACTTGACCCTTGATTTCTCAATCAATCCGGATTTTGGGCAGGTAGAAGCCGACCCCTCGGAAGTGAATCTATCAGCCTTTGAATCGTACTTTTCTGAGCGACGTCCCTTTTTTATTGAAGGGAAAGACATTTTTCAGTTTCAACCATCCAACACCATCGTCATAAACAACATGGGGGCCGACAACCTCTTCTACTCGCGTCGTATTGGACGCTTTCCGCATTATTATCCAGATCTGGATGACAATGAATACGCCGATTTACCGGAAGCAACGACCATCCTGGGTGCAATGAAACTCTCAGGGAAAACCAAAAAGGGACTTTCGATCGGAATTATGGAAAGCCTGACTGCGAACGAAAAAGCCACCATCGACAACAATGGTGAGCGACGTAAAGAATCGGTAGAACCACTCACCAACTACTTTGTAGGTCGGGTTTTGCAGGATTTCAAAAAAGGAGAAACAACCCTCGGAGGTATCGTTACGGCTGTCAACCGCGACATCGACAACCCCGCACTTAATTTTCTGCCAACGTCAGCTTACACCGGCGGAATTGATTTTAGCCACAGTTGGAAAGAACGAACCTGGTATCTGAAAGGAAACCTCGAATTCAGCCATATAGCAGGCGACGAAGAAGCAATTCTCGAACTTCAGCAATCGTCAGCCCGATATTACCAGCGGCCGGATGCAACACACGTTTCGGTCGATTCAACCCGAACCTCACTCTCCGGTTACGGCGGGACGCTCCGGTTTGGCCGATCAAGCCAAAAGCGCATTCAGTTCGAAACCAGCTTCACCCTTCGCTCGCCAGGACTGGAATTCAATGATATTGGTTACATGCGTCACTCCGATGTCATTCACCACGGAAGCTGGCTGGCCTATTATTTACGCGAGCCGTTCTCCATCTTTCGGAACTTCTACCTGAATACCAATTATTGGATGTATTGGGACTTTTCGGGGAAACGGCTATCGACTTTTGCCAACACCAATTTCAACTCGCAATTCAAAAATAAGTGGCGGCTGAATGGCAATTTCACCTGGATTAGCGAAAACACGTCAACCAATATGCTGCGCGGCGGACCTTCATTTATTGTTCCCGGTTCCAAAGAAATGAGCCTGAACATCTCGACCGACCAATCGAAAAAACTGGCATTTTACATGGGGAGCTACCACGGAATAGGCGACGTAAACTCTTATCACTACCAGGAATATTGGGGCGGAATGGAAGCCCGTCCGTTGAATGCACTTTCGATTTCCCTTGAACCGGCTTTCAGCATAAACGACAACAAACTGCAGTACGTCGATAACTGCGAGGTCAACGATGATCAACGCTACCTGTTTGCCACACTCAAACAGAAAACTGCAGTTTTCATTTTTCGCTTAAACTATACGTTCAGCCCCGAACTTTCCCTGGAATATTACGGGCAACCTTTTATCTCGGCAGGAAAATACTCGGACTACAAATGCATAACCGAACCGCATGCTGACCATTTTGCCGACCGTTTCCGACTATTCGGGGAAAACGAGGTCAGCTATGATACAAACGACAATACCTACACGTTTAGCGAAGATGGGATCGGGAGTTACACCATCGACAACCCGGACTTCAACTTTCGGCAATTTCGCTCCAATTTGGTTATTCGATGGGAATACAAACCGGGATCAACACTTTTTCTGGTTTGGTCGCAGGGACGAACAGGTTCTGTTCCGGACGGGTCGTTTGATTATGGTCGTGATTTCGGAGAATTATTTGACGTGAAACCTCACAACGTTTTCTTAGTGAAATTCTCGTACTGGTTCTCGTTGTAA